The following are encoded in a window of Streptomyces sp. SAT1 genomic DNA:
- a CDS encoding MFS transporter yields the protein MGREQWKKIWIGSAGNMVEWYDWFVYASFATYFAGAFFPHGNPTAQMMNTAGIFAVGFFMRPVGGWLLGRVGDRQGRKAALTLTVTLMSASAVLIAVAPTYGVAGYGGALVLLLARLLQGLSVGGEYAASATYLTEASDPRRRGFASSFQYVSMTAGQIVGLGLQILLQRTLSDDALHSWGWRIPFVVGALGAAVIFYLRRSMLETEVYEADDSGGAERGTLRALWRHRREALLVMALTMGGTVAYYTYTTYLTKYLSNSAGLPKRTATLVSFTALIVFACLQPLAGRLSDRIGRRPLLITFAVGSTLLTVPILTLLQHAGSFWPALGLSLLALVVVTGYTSINACVKAELFPTGVRALGVALPYALANALFGGTAEYVALWFKNAGIESGFFWYVAGCAAVSLVVYVSMRETRDLDLTRVKNAEVSTPAPAS from the coding sequence ATGGGACGAGAGCAGTGGAAGAAGATCTGGATCGGCTCGGCCGGAAACATGGTGGAGTGGTACGACTGGTTCGTCTACGCCAGTTTCGCCACCTACTTCGCCGGGGCGTTCTTCCCGCACGGCAATCCGACCGCGCAGATGATGAACACCGCGGGCATCTTCGCGGTCGGGTTCTTCATGCGGCCGGTCGGCGGCTGGTTACTGGGCCGGGTCGGTGACCGCCAGGGCCGCAAGGCCGCCCTGACCCTGACCGTCACCCTGATGTCGGCCTCGGCGGTCCTGATCGCCGTAGCGCCGACCTACGGTGTCGCCGGGTACGGCGGCGCGCTGGTGCTGCTGCTGGCCCGGCTGCTCCAGGGTCTTTCGGTGGGCGGCGAGTACGCGGCCAGCGCCACCTACCTCACCGAGGCGTCCGACCCGCGCCGCCGCGGCTTCGCCTCCAGCTTCCAGTACGTCTCGATGACCGCGGGCCAGATCGTCGGCCTCGGCCTCCAGATCCTGCTCCAGCGGACCCTGTCCGACGACGCGCTGCACAGCTGGGGCTGGCGGATCCCGTTCGTGGTGGGCGCGCTCGGCGCGGCCGTCATCTTCTACCTGCGGCGCAGCATGCTGGAGACCGAGGTGTACGAGGCCGACGACAGCGGCGGCGCGGAGCGCGGCACGCTGCGCGCGCTGTGGCGGCACCGGCGCGAGGCGCTGCTCGTGATGGCGCTGACCATGGGCGGCACGGTGGCGTACTACACGTACACCACCTACCTCACCAAGTACCTGTCCAACTCCGCGGGCCTGCCCAAGCGGACCGCGACGCTGGTCTCCTTCACCGCGCTGATCGTCTTCGCCTGCCTCCAGCCGCTGGCCGGGCGGCTCTCCGACCGGATCGGGCGCCGCCCGCTGCTGATCACCTTCGCGGTCGGCTCGACCCTGCTGACCGTGCCGATCCTGACCCTGCTCCAGCACGCGGGCAGCTTCTGGCCCGCGCTGGGCCTGTCCCTGCTGGCCCTGGTCGTGGTCACCGGCTACACCTCGATCAACGCCTGTGTGAAGGCCGAGCTGTTCCCCACCGGCGTGCGCGCCCTCGGCGTGGCGCTGCCCTACGCGCTGGCCAACGCCCTGTTCGGCGGCACCGCGGAATACGTCGCGCTGTGGTTCAAGAACGCCGGGATCGAGTCGGGCTTCTTCTGGTACGTGGCGGGCTGCGCGGCGGTCTCCCTGGTGGTGTACGTCAGCATGCGCGAGACCCGGGACCTGGACCTGACCCGGGTGAAGAACGCCGAGGTGTCCACGCCCGCGCCCGCATCCTGA